The Culex pipiens pallens isolate TS chromosome 2, TS_CPP_V2, whole genome shotgun sequence DNA window accacaggaataccaaaatcagattttccaagggcgcgggaatacctaaaaatcaAACCATGGCAGTACCAAGTtctggtattcaagcaatgttccaaaatccagaagacctcaacttggtattgaaatggttttattttgagatattattttacccttggaataacatggtttggtattgttgtgcccttccacatactagactttggtatgatttcatggtattttaccatctattactgggcaaccaagggcacattttggtccctgttatttgcccaagtaataccaaaatttggtattcccgtgttatttacccctgctcggggagtgtgcacgatcattttgatgataaattggtctatgtcataTGTCTATGTCTTATGTTAAATTGGCAGGAGAatgcgatggtgaggtcaaattaaaaaaaaaatagtgctgttttgagatacgtcatttaaagttttcaattgcgcaatacaggtaaaAACACACCTTAATCTAAATTTTcgtcacggaaatggattctacgtccaatttccttcaatatTGAGCTTAAGACCGATCTTCTAAGATTTATGGTTCCTAGGCTATCGCCttttgaaaataggggtttcgctaataaatcgccaaaaagttgatttttgggGAAGGTACGAAAattgagggggggagggggtccgatttggacgaaattcgtgattcttacatgttttaaaagtatcaacagccctgccaactTTGAGCAGGATCGTAGAGGGtgatttccaaatttgtattttttcgtgcatacttcaggtggaatgacccacatACGATGAGTTTTATAGAACAAACCTCAGATAAAAATTTGGCAAGTCTGATAATTGGCATCAAAactttattgttaaaaaaaatctttcgcaGTTATTTGAAAACCGTGAAAATCTTATTTTCGATGCTTGATTTGGCATGGCAATACGGTTTTTCTTGAACATTTGTTAACTATACATTGATGATAAACATACCTGACTCTTCTCAAGCTCCTGAACCAGCAACTCGAGCTGGTTTTGGAACTGATCCCGCTGCGTGACGGCGTTTTTGAGCTCTTCTTGTATTTTGTCCATTTCTTTAGGATTAATTTGCGGCTGTTGTGGTTGGGGTGGTTGTTGTGGTGGCTGCTGTTGTGTCATTTGCTTCTGCATATTAGTCATTTGCAGTAATTGTTGTTTTAGCTGCTGCTCCATTACCTGTAATATTTAAAAGTGTTTGAAAGATCGTTTATGCATTGATGCTATTCGATTGATAAATTACCTGCATTCGCTTTTGCAGTTCAATTGCTGCCTTCTCGGCTTGATCGGCACGGTTCTTTTCTTGCTCAACGACCTTACGCCACTGCTCAAGTTCACTGTCTCCTCGAGCTCCAGTTTCTTGTAGCATTTGCTTCAACCGTGTGATctcttttttgtagttttgtatttcTTGGGAATTGTTTTGAGGTTGACCGTGAGCGCCTTGTGGAGAATTCTTCAGCCGTCTGTTTTCCTCGCATTGTCGTTGAAGTTCAAGTTCAGCGGCGTTCAGTTCTTGCTGGAAGCTCATCAGCATATCTTGACTCTTTTCTAGTTGCATTACTAGTTGGTCTCGCTCGGCCATCAGTTGCTTGTTGTCCGCTTCTATCTTCAGAACGTTTTGATCAATATTATTACAAGCTGCATGCTGCTGATGATGTTTTTCGTAAATCTTGGTTGATTGTCGAAGAGTTTCTTTTTCAGCTTCGGATTTTTCCAGTCTCTCAAGCACTCGAGTGAGCTCCGCAGACATGCGTTCAAATTCGATTCTAGTAGCTTCGTAAGCTTCTTGTTGTTTAGCCAAATGTAGTTGCGCTTTCTCAAGTTCTTTGGCAAGTCTACCGGCCTCCATTTCGGTAGCATCTCGGCTTTGAAGAGCCTTCTCTAGTCGATCCCGTAGTCTATCTATTTCGTTTTTGTCGCCCATGCCAACTGAAGCCGCGGCGAGTGCTCCAGGGCTGACTGCAGAGCCTGGGTTCTGCCGGAGTCGTTCCATCTCTTTCAAAAGCTTCTCATGCTTATCACGAATTTTCTCGTACTCGATATGTGCACGTTCCGCGTCGGTGCGTTGTTTGTCTTGGCTGGCAATAAGCTTTTGTACTTCTTGCCGTGCTAAATCTAGCTGTAGTGTTGCTTCATGCAGCTTAAGCTCCATAGTTTGACATTCGTTTTCGCGTAATTcgaatttttgtttaaacttcTCTAGAGTTTCCTCTTCGTACTGTGACTTGCTGCGGAAATTTTCCAATTCCATCATCATTTTGTCATACTTTTCTCGAAGTCGGTCGTTTTCCTCTTTCAAACGACGCGATTCTCTGGAAAATGATTCATTCTCTTGCAAGCGTCGCATTTCCGCAGCTGTTTTCTCATAACGTTCACGCATTTTTTCAATCTCTAAACTATACCGTGCTGCCTCTTCTTGAGCTGCGTCCAGCGAAGCGGTCTGCTTAGTATAGCTGTTGTGGGCCCGATCCAACTCGTATGTAAGTCTCTCGACTTCTGCTTGGATGTTTTCTTTCTCTGCTTGAGCTCTCCGTAAGTCGGCTTGCGTTTTATCAAGTCTTTCACGGATAAGATCGACATCTTCTTTTGCCTTATCTTCCAGTTCCTTGGAGCGTCCAAGCTGCATTGCTGCTCGGTCGCATGCTTCCTGCAAGCGAGTGGTTTCTTCTTGCAGTTTCCGCAGATCCTCTTTGGCTTTTGCGGCGGCAAGTGCTGAACGTTCTGCTTCAACCTCCAATCGATTACGGTCAGCTTCCGCTGTATCGCATCTGGACTGCAGCCGGTAAATTTCATTCTGTGATCGGTCATACTTTTCCAAcatcttttcaaattctttgttTGAATTGTCTTTCTCATCAATAAGTTTTTGACTGGCATACAGTGCCTTGTCTAGTTTTTCCTTCAGTATATCAATCTCTGTGACTGCGTCATCTCGTTCCATTTGTAGCTTCTGGTGTATTTGATGTGCTTTTTCCCAACGTTCTTTGACAACCTCCAGCTCTGTTTGAATAGCATCACGTTCACGTTGATATTTGAGTGCACTACTTTGGGTTCCCTCTGCTTTCTCTTTTAGCTTTTCTAATTCATCTCCCAAAATATCTCTCTCCTTCTGCAGACGACTCAACGCAGTTTGTAGTTTATCTGCCTTATCGCGATAACGCTCCAGATCCATTTGCACAGCTTCCCTCTCTTTCTGTACTCGGGAGGACTGGCCAAGCTGCTTATCGAGCTgtgattgaatattttcaaactcaTAGTTGATCTTCTCTTTCTCAAGTTGAAGCTGCAAACCGTGAATAAAATGTTTAATGATGAGCAATGCGAATTACCAGCTAAAGCGTCTTTCATACCCTTCTGACTTCACCCACACTTTTGTCGAGTTTTTCTTGCAAGTGATCAACTTCGTTTTGAGCTTTGTCCagagcattttgaattttctcttGCTGGAGCTGTGATTTGCCCAATGTCGCTTGAGATCTTTCTAATTCCTCACGTATCTTGTCCAGCTCTGCATACGCCTAGAATTATGGAGGATGGTGATTACAATTCtaataaaaaatcggcaagaGTAACCAGAGTGTGAAACAATAAAGAGAAGAGAATGGGGATCTTTGTAATGATCATTAAAGTATCCTATGCGGATGATTCGTGGTTCAATCGTAGGTACGCAAATATTCTAGATGATAATCAAAAGGTTTTTAACCATTTGGATGCTACAGATGTAAAGAAGAAGGTAGATCATAATCGGTTACTGATTGAAGAGTAGGAAGGCTTAAAGCAGATGCTATATGTTATGATATTACATTTTCTGTTACAATATATCATATAAAATGCTTGAGGCAGGAAAAGATAGACATTGTTACTTTTATAATCTAAAGCTTAGAGTATACTTTTTGGAATGGTTTTGATTAGATTAATGCTTAATATGTATTTACACATTAAAACCCCTTACAGATAGCGTTGTTTACCAGATACCAGATACTATATGCTAGATATGTGGGTAAACAGTTTGTATATCACAACACAGTCACATGATGAAGATGATCAAACAGTACAATATCGATTGCTTCACTTCTACCGTACATCACTCGGTGCAGTATCAAGGATAGTTATACTTCCACCTACCTTTCCGTTTTTGAGAGTCAGgaataaaactttttattcgTGGAAAAAATATACTCCAAAAAATAAGTGTGTTGGCTTTTTTATATAAACAATTACTGATGTACACATCAAATCATTATTAAAGCGTTTTTGTTTTAAGTTCCCAAAACGGTTGAAAATGAATCAAACACGCAAGATTAAGACTTTCAAGATCCCCatactctaaaattctttgtggtcATTGTCATCCTGTACTGTATGATAAGATAACCATCCTTATTGCGACACCTTCCATTAAACAATAAAGGCTCCTAAATAGTTACAAATCAGGCTAATGCTCGCGAATCATGACAATGAGAAGAATGTACTAATTTTATGTTTGGTTGAGTTTATCAGTTTAAAAGTAACCACAATGTGTGATAAGGATGGttatattgtgaaaaaaaaggtaTTGCAGTGTCAGTTTTCTACGGTTGAGAGTAAAACTCGTTGATGCGTACATGTAAAGTGTTGATCTATTGTTTTGACATGTGGTAGTAAACATTTACCTTATCCCTTTCACTAACAATTCGTTGTATTCCAGTTTGACTTCTTTCCATTTCTTGCTTTATGCTTTCCTGTTCACCTTGTGCGTTCTCAAGTTTAGCTTTGAGTCTATAAACTTCGCCTTGACTCTTTTCTAACTTCTCTTGCAAGGCTGCGGCTTCGCCTCTTGCTCGTTCGGCATCAGACTAAATtataagtaagaaaataaaacgaCTATTAACATAAAAAGTATTACATTTTAGGTGAGCAATAAGTAACAActgagataaaaaaaagtaagaggAGGTTGAAACGGCACggcattttaatttgtttttgcgtAATAGAAAGGGAAAGAGGAAAcccatagaaaaaaataataataaattgaatTATGAAACAAAACTAGAGGAAATGCTATGAAAACGCATTAACGTAATGGTAAACAGTTGAAGATAGTTTCTCTATATATTGcactaaaatgtattttttgttgttttggtacAAAAGCTGTAACTGTGCGAGCGCTTAGAATTATCCTTGGGATTGTTTTACGTGTGTAGATtgtatttgaaagattttcactTTACTGAGAAGAAGAAAATGTTTTAACCGTGACACGTACTGtgcataaaaaactaaaatttccaaatgttAGTTGAATTTATAATACAATACGAATGGTAACAAACTGCTAGGAAAATTGTTAAACAGAAGAAATATATTAAACTCGAAAATTTAACGTGAAATTCAAAGATTATTATTGGCTTGTGAATGAGAAATGAGAGGCTTGAAAACTGAATGTAAATATAAGAAGTAGCATTCTCATAGTTTAAATTTCTACTCACAAAATTGTCTACTGTCTGTTCCTATAAAATGTTTGTGAATGTGTTATCAGTTTATAGTTGTCTTGATTTGTTGGTTTATTGCACTAGCAAATAAttctaccatgattttttttaaattttgcttttttttaatgtgtatgtGTAACGAATACGCGAATGCAAGAAATAAGTTGATGTGGTGTTGTCTACTGCTAACGGATGGTTTTCATTTTTATGTGATTAAAGCATAATATATTGGAAAGCCATTGTATGTCACTTAGAAAACTAATAATCCAAATTTTCTGCAATGAgaattgataattttaaattgtcTTCATTCGTTTATGTTATTCACAAATGTTTCGTTGTTCAAGATTTGCAGAAAAATATATTAGGAAGTATCActgtactcagaaaaaataattgcgaCTTCAAATGTTACAATCATTGAACTTTAATAACAAAATGTTTAATCCAGTTTTCGAATGCACTGATTAGCtgaatttcaaattgatttattttcataACATCATCAACGAGATGACATGTCACGAAATACGAAACTTCAAACGAAACATTTTGATTTAACGATTAAAAAACATTATGTTTGTTCCCGATTATGGAAACTTTCTTTAATGTTATGCCATATGTTCATTTTAAGCATATTCTACGTCACACTAGTGTACAAATAGACATATACACGCCTTATGCGAACATCAACTATGCACGGTACTAACTATGATTAGATATATCGATTGGGGACAACGAATGTGAATGCTATGCTACAAATTTGGGTTTACTGCCAATTACAACACAAACAGATCGAGACAAAAAGATGTGTATCAGCGATTTTGAAGgacttttttgtttgatgatAGTACAGATTTTCCTACGACTATGAAACTCTTATTGAATCAAATTTCAAGGAGATATTTACAAATCCGAAGCTTGTGTGGTTCTTAGAAGCATTCAGAAACAAAACATTGCTTCCCTCAAAACAAGAAACATTTCATAATCGTGTGAAAACTGCATTGTAAGCAAGCGCAACAAAGGATAACCAAGGTATTTTCGTAGACGTGTTTACCCAAAAATGCCTAGATAATGATTTTATGGTTGGAAACAATAATTGTTAGTTGGTTCATAGTGAGGATAATGCAGAAGATAgagaaaacttaaattatagTTAAAGGAATAAATAAAGTTGCATATATTGAATGATCAAATAATGTGGGTTGATTGCATAGAAATAGATGATCTTACTTGTGTGACTCTTAACTCAGCCTGAGTTCGACGCAGTTCAGCTGATGTTTTGTCCGCTCGTTCCTGTGCTCGATCCAGTTCTTGTGAAGTACTCAGCGTTGATCGTCCGAAAGTCgtctgaaatattttatttttttataaaattagacAAAACTTTGTTTGATAATACCAACATTTGGTACATGTACCTGAGATCGTTCCAGATCTGCTCGAAGTCTTTCATTTTCAAGTTCAAGACGAGAAATTCTTTGCTTGGCATTTTCCCAGTCACTGCCACTACGGCCAACATCAGTAGCGGCTTTATCCAGCTCAGCTTTGGACTTTCCAAGTTCGCTTTGTGAACACTCGAGTTTTGATTCAAGGCGATCTTTTTCGTTCAATGCACGATGAAGACGAGAGGTTAGCTTTTCGACTTCGCTGTCCAAAGTGTGCAGTTTCATCTTATATTCAGCCAGTTCACGTTCATGAAGTTccctttcttcttttttctcgcCCTCAGCTCTGTCTCGTTGGTCACGAAGTTGCTgcatttgtttttctttgtctCCAATGGCTTCCTCCAAGCTAGAAAGGGCTCCTTCCGAACTGCAGTGATGAGCCTGCATCGCACTCAGGCGAGCCCTGGCCATATCCACTTGATTATCTTTTTCTTTGAGTAGATcttccaaattttcaatctGTAAAATTTAACGTTATTACATTAGTGTTTAGTACAACAGCGTGCCGTTACCTTTCTTTGAAGAACATTAATTTTTCTATCCTTAATATCCATGTGCTCTTTCAGTTCAGTTAACTCCGTTTGAACACGATTTTTGTCCTGCACCGACTGCATCGCACTCTGCGTCTTTTTTTCAATCATGCGATTTTTCTCCTCCAATCGATTTCGTAATTCTTCcacctgaaaaaataaataatataaatgtATAAGTTTTATTGTTTTCAGTAAGTCGACCTACTAACACTGGGAGGAAACTGATTTGTTTTTAGTTGCAAGTAAATGTTTTAGAaccgtgcaaaaaaaaaaaaataataatggttAGATTGTTTtcgcatttttcgaaaattccttAGGATCTCCACGATAGATAATGAAaagcacattttttaaaataaaaaaaaaatgtttgatttgttGAGAAATTTAAAGTAGAGAGACTTTGCAGAAACCAGAAATTCATGTATGTACCCGATTCCTTGGAAGAGTAAAAGTTTTGGGATCGGTGtaaaaagtaagtaaatcttttctaGTTCCtaaggggaacacccttgaagagtatcgggg harbors:
- the LOC120429891 gene encoding myosin-10 isoform X4, whose amino-acid sequence is MSREAFSSGQAINTGTRSPGRPSRRLTELPTVDRSPSRDYGARGSPLAMGSPYYRDMDEPISPAGGGHHRSRSATRAPTHTMEYPREQLRTRYQSLDRGLVDPHDREFIPIREPRDRSRDRSLERGLYLEEELYGRPARQSMPDRGYLGDLQVQNNDLQRELGNLKKELELTNQKLGSSMHSIKTFWSPELKKERALRKEESAKYSLINDQLKLLNSENQKQAMLVRQLEEELRLRMRAPNIEMQQQMEALYAENEHLQREISILRDTIKELELRIETQKQTLQARDESIKKLLEMLQSKGMGKEEERQMFQQMQALAQKQLDEFRLEIQRRDQEIMAMAAKMKTLEEQHQDYQRHISVLKESLCAKEEHYNMLQADLLERKMVEELRNRLEEKNRMIEKKTQSAMQSVQDKNRVQTELTELKEHMDIKDRKINVLQRKIENLEDLLKEKDNQVDMARARLSAMQAHHCSSEGALSSLEEAIGDKEKQMQQLRDQRDRAEGEKKEERELHERELAEYKMKLHTLDSEVEKLTSRLHRALNEKDRLESKLECSQSELGKSKAELDKAATDVGRSGSDWENAKQRISRLELENERLRADLERSQVHVPNTTFGRSTLSTSQELDRAQERADKTSAELRRTQAELRVTQSDAERARGEAAALQEKLEKSQGEVYRLKAKLENAQGEQESIKQEMERSQTGIQRIVSERDKAYAELDKIREELERSQATLGKSQLQQEKIQNALDKAQNEVDHLQEKLDKSVGEVRRLQLEKEKINYEFENIQSQLDKQLGQSSRVQKEREAVQMDLERYRDKADKLQTALSRLQKERDILGDELEKLKEKAEGTQSSALKYQRERDAIQTELEVVKERWEKAHQIHQKLQMERDDAVTEIDILKEKLDKALYASQKLIDEKDNSNKEFEKMLEKYDRSQNEIYRLQSRCDTAEADRNRLEVEAERSALAAAKAKEDLRKLQEETTRLQEACDRAAMQLGRSKELEDKAKEDVDLIRERLDKTQADLRRAQAEKENIQAEVERLTYELDRAHNSYTKQTASLDAAQEEAARYSLEIEKMRERYEKTAAEMRRLQENESFSRESRRLKEENDRLREKYDKMMMELENFRSKSQYEEETLEKFKQKFELRENECQTMELKLHEATLQLDLARQEVQKLIASQDKQRTDAERAHIEYEKIRDKHEKLLKEMERLRQNPGSAVSPGALAAASVGMGDKNEIDRLRDRLEKALQSRDATEMEAGRLAKELEKAQLHLAKQQEAYEATRIEFERMSAELTRVLERLEKSEAEKETLRQSTKIYEKHHQQHAACNNIDQNVLKIEADNKQLMAERDQLVMQLEKSQDMLMSFQQELNAAELELQRQCEENRRLKNSPQGAHGQPQNNSQEIQNYKKEITRLKQMLQETGARGDSELEQWRKVVEQEKNRADQAEKAAIELQKRMQVMEQQLKQQLLQMTNMQKQMTQQQPPQQPPQPQQPQINPKEMDKIQEELKNAVTQRDQFQNQLELLVQELEKSQLEAQDAAKKAQQQHQKLQQMEQQIQVLQQELQHATQAANQKAAQQAGISEHDRKQLEAQMKQIEDATRLLESERKTFEDQRKVIENKRKELEEKEKNLVEFDKQLKKRKEQMDQLEKSLQKAGGTAAAAGELNKQLTETQQQLDKITKDFNEAKEDAQRSAAETERLLQLVQMTQEEQNQKEKTIMDLQQALKNAQAKLKTAQAQPQDAGPAGFLKSFF
- the LOC120429891 gene encoding myosin-10 isoform X5, translating into MSREAFSSGQAINTGTRSPGRPSRRLTELPTVDRSPSRDYGARGSPLAMGSPYYRDMDEPISPAGGGHHRSRSATRAPTHTMEYPREQLRTRYQSLDRGLVDPHDREFIPIREPRDRSRDRSLERGLYLEEELYGRPARQSMPDRGYLGDLQVQNNDLQRELGNLKKELELTNQKLGSSMHSIKTFWSPELKKERALRKEESAKYSLINDQLKLLNSENQKQAMLVRQLEEELRLRMRAPNIEMQQQMEALYAENEHLQREISILRDTIKELELRIETQKQTLQARDESIKKLLEMLQSKGMGKEEERQMFQQMQALAQKQLDEFRLEIQRRDQEIMAMAAKMKTLEEQHQDYQRHISVLKESLCAKEEHYNMLQADLLERKMVEELRNRLEEKNRMIEKKTQSAMQSVQDKNRVQTELTELKEHMDIKDRKINVLQRKIENLEDLLKEKDNQVDMARARLSAMQAHHCSSEGALSSLEEAIGDKEKQMQQLRDQRDRAEGEKKEERELHERELAEYKMKLHTLDSEVEKLTSRLHRALNEKDRLESKLECSQSELGKSKAELDKAATDVGRSGSDWENAKQRISRLELENERLRADLERSQTTFGRSTLSTSQELDRAQERADKTSAELRRTQAELRVTQSDAERARGEAAALQEKLEKSQGEVYRLKAKLENAQGEQESIKQEMERSQTGIQRIVSERDKAYAELDKIREELERSQATLGKSQLQQEKIQNALDKAQNEVDHLQEKLDKSVGEVRRLQLEKEKINYEFENIQSQLDKQLGQSSRVQKEREAVQMDLERYRDKADKLQTALSRLQKERDILGDELEKLKEKAEGTQSSALKYQRERDAIQTELEVVKERWEKAHQIHQKLQMERDDAVTEIDILKEKLDKALYASQKLIDEKDNSNKEFEKMLEKYDRSQNEIYRLQSRCDTAEADRNRLEVEAERSALAAAKAKEDLRKLQEETTRLQEACDRAAMQLGRSKELEDKAKEDVDLIRERLDKTQADLRRAQAEKENIQAEVERLTYELDRAHNSYTKQTASLDAAQEEAARYSLEIEKMRERYEKTAAEMRRLQENESFSRESRRLKEENDRLREKYDKMMMELENFRSKSQYEEETLEKFKQKFELRENECQTMELKLHEATLQLDLARQEVQKLIASQDKQRTDAERAHIEYEKIRDKHEKLLKEMERLRQNPGSAVSPGALAAASVGMGDKNEIDRLRDRLEKALQSRDATEMEAGRLAKELEKAQLHLAKQQEAYEATRIEFERMSAELTRVLERLEKSEAEKETLRQSTKIYEKHHQQHAACNNIDQNVLKIEADNKQLMAERDQLVMQLEKSQDMLMSFQQELNAAELELQRQCEENRRLKNSPQGAHGQPQNNSQEIQNYKKEITRLKQMLQETGARGDSELEQWRKVVEQEKNRADQAEKAAIELQKRMQVMEQQLKQQLLQMTNMQKQMTQQQPPQQPPQPQQPQINPKEMDKIQEELKNAVTQRDQFQNQLELLVQELEKSQLEAQDAAKKAQQQHQKLQQMEQQIQVLQQELQHATQAANQKAAQQAGISEHDRKQLEAQMKQIEDATRLLESERKTFEDQRKVIENKRKELEEKEKNLVEFDKQLKKRKEQMDQLEKSLQKAGGTAAAAGELNKQLTETQQQLDKITKDFNEAKEDAQRSAAETERLLQLVQMTQEEQNQKEKTIMDLQQALKNAQAKLKTAQAQPQDAGPAGFLKSFF
- the LOC120429891 gene encoding ELKS/Rab6-interacting/CAST family member 1 isoform X9 produces the protein MSREAFSSGQAINTGTRSPGRPSRRLTELPTVDRSPSRDYGARGSPLAMGSPYYRDMDEPISPAGGGHHRSRSATRAPTHTMEYPREQLRTRYQSLDRGLVDPHDREFIPIREPRDRSRDRSLERGLYLEEELYGRPARQSMPDRGYLGDLQVQNNDLQRELGNLKKELELTNQKLGSSMHSIKTFWSPELKKERALRKEESAKYSLINDQLKLLNSENQKQAMLVRQLEEELRLRMRAPNIEMQQQMEALYAENEHLQREISILRDTIKELELRIETQKQTLQARDESIKKLLEMLQSKGMGKEEERQMFQQMQALAQKQLDEFRLEIQRRDQEIMAMAAKMKTLEEQHQDYQRHISVLKESLCAKEEHYNMLQADLLERKMVEELRNRLEEKNRMIEKKTQSAMQSVQDKNRVQTELTELKEHMDIKDRKINVLQRKIENLEDLLKEKDNQVDMARARLSAMQAHHCSSEGALSSLEEAIGDKEKQMQQLRDQRDRAEGEKKEERELHERELAEYKMKLHTLDSEVEKLTSRLHRALNEKDRLESKLECSQSELGKSKAELDKAATDVGRSGSDWENAKQRISRLELENERLRADLERSQTTFGRSTLSTSQELDRAQERADKTSAELRRTQAELRVTQAYAELDKIREELERSQATLGKSQLQQEKIQNALDKAQNEVDHLQEKLDKSVGEVRRLQLEKEKINYEFENIQSQLDKQLGQSSRVQKEREAVQMDLERYRDKADKLQTALSRLQKERDILGDELEKLKEKAEGTQSSALKYQRERDAIQTELEVVKERWEKAHQIHQKLQMERDDAVTEIDILKEKLDKALYASQKLIDEKDNSNKEFEKMLEKYDRSQNEIYRLQSRCDTAEADRNRLEVEAERSALAAAKAKEDLRKLQEETTRLQEACDRAAMQLGRSKELEDKAKEDVDLIRERLDKTQADLRRAQAEKENIQAEVERLTYELDRAHNSYTKQTASLDAAQEEAARYSLEIEKMRERYEKTAAEMRRLQENESFSRESRRLKEENDRLREKYDKMMMELENFRSKSQYEEETLEKFKQKFELRENECQTMELKLHEATLQLDLARQEVQKLIASQDKQRTDAERAHIEYEKIRDKHEKLLKEMERLRQNPGSAVSPGALAAASVGMGDKNEIDRLRDRLEKALQSRDATEMEAGRLAKELEKAQLHLAKQQEAYEATRIEFERMSAELTRVLERLEKSEAEKETLRQSTKIYEKHHQQHAACNNIDQNVLKIEADNKQLMAERDQLVMQLEKSQDMLMSFQQELNAAELELQRQCEENRRLKNSPQGAHGQPQNNSQEIQNYKKEITRLKQMLQETGARGDSELEQWRKVVEQEKNRADQAEKAAIELQKRMQVMEQQLKQQLLQMTNMQKQMTQQQPPQQPPQPQQPQINPKEMDKIQEELKNAVTQRDQFQNQLELLVQELEKSQLEAQDAAKKAQQQHQKLQQMEQQIQVLQQELQHATQAANQKAAQQAGISEHDRKQLEAQMKQIEDATRLLESERKTFEDQRKVIENKRKELEEKEKNLVEFDKQLKKRKEQMDQLEKSLQKAGGTAAAAGELNKQLTETQQQLDKITKDFNEAKEDAQRSAAETERLLQLVQMTQEEQNQKEKTIMDLQQALKNAQAKLKTAQAQPQDAGPAGFLKSFF
- the LOC120429891 gene encoding putative uncharacterized protein MYH16 isoform X6 gives rise to the protein MSREAFSSGQAINTGTRSPGRPSRRLTELPTVDRSPSRDYGARGSPLAMGSPYYRDMDEPISPAGGGHHRSRSATRAPTHTMEYPREQLRTRYQSLDRGLVDPHDREFIPIREPRDRSRDRSLERGLYLEEELYGRPARQSMPDRGYLGDLQVQNNDLQRELGNLKKELELTNQKLGSSMHSIKTFWSPELKKERALRKEESAKYSLINDQLKLLNSENQKQAMLVRQLEEELRLRMRAPNIEMQQQMEALYAENEHLQREISILRDTIKELELRIETQKQTLQARDESIKKLLEMLQSKGMGKEEERQMFQQMQALAQKQLDEFRLEIQRRDQEIMAMAAKMKTLEEQHQDYQRHISVLKESLCAKEEHYNMLQADVEELRNRLEEKNRMIEKKTQSAMQSVQDKNRVQTELTELKEHMDIKDRKINVLQRKIENLEDLLKEKDNQVDMARARLSAMQAHHCSSEGALSSLEEAIGDKEKQMQQLRDQRDRAEGEKKEERELHERELAEYKMKLHTLDSEVEKLTSRLHRALNEKDRLESKLECSQSELGKSKAELDKAATDVGRSGSDWENAKQRISRLELENERLRADLERSQTTFGRSTLSTSQELDRAQERADKTSAELRRTQAELRVTQSDAERARGEAAALQEKLEKSQGEVYRLKAKLENAQGEQESIKQEMERSQTGIQRIVSERDKAYAELDKIREELERSQATLGKSQLQQEKIQNALDKAQNEVDHLQEKLDKSVGEVRRLQLEKEKINYEFENIQSQLDKQLGQSSRVQKEREAVQMDLERYRDKADKLQTALSRLQKERDILGDELEKLKEKAEGTQSSALKYQRERDAIQTELEVVKERWEKAHQIHQKLQMERDDAVTEIDILKEKLDKALYASQKLIDEKDNSNKEFEKMLEKYDRSQNEIYRLQSRCDTAEADRNRLEVEAERSALAAAKAKEDLRKLQEETTRLQEACDRAAMQLGRSKELEDKAKEDVDLIRERLDKTQADLRRAQAEKENIQAEVERLTYELDRAHNSYTKQTASLDAAQEEAARYSLEIEKMRERYEKTAAEMRRLQENESFSRESRRLKEENDRLREKYDKMMMELENFRSKSQYEEETLEKFKQKFELRENECQTMELKLHEATLQLDLARQEVQKLIASQDKQRTDAERAHIEYEKIRDKHEKLLKEMERLRQNPGSAVSPGALAAASVGMGDKNEIDRLRDRLEKALQSRDATEMEAGRLAKELEKAQLHLAKQQEAYEATRIEFERMSAELTRVLERLEKSEAEKETLRQSTKIYEKHHQQHAACNNIDQNVLKIEADNKQLMAERDQLVMQLEKSQDMLMSFQQELNAAELELQRQCEENRRLKNSPQGAHGQPQNNSQEIQNYKKEITRLKQMLQETGARGDSELEQWRKVVEQEKNRADQAEKAAIELQKRMQVMEQQLKQQLLQMTNMQKQMTQQQPPQQPPQPQQPQINPKEMDKIQEELKNAVTQRDQFQNQLELLVQELEKSQLEAQDAAKKAQQQHQKLQQMEQQIQVLQQELQHATQAANQKAAQQAGISEHDRKQLEAQMKQIEDATRLLESERKTFEDQRKVIENKRKELEEKEKNLVEFDKQLKKRKEQMDQLEKSLQKAGGTAAAAGELNKQLTETQQQLDKITKDFNEAKEDAQRSAAETERLLQLVQMTQEEQNQKEKTIMDLQQALKNAQAKLKTAQAQPQDAGPAGFLKSFF